One window of the Oncorhynchus mykiss isolate Arlee chromosome 5, USDA_OmykA_1.1, whole genome shotgun sequence genome contains the following:
- the LOC110524292 gene encoding zinc finger and BTB domain-containing protein 7A, translating into MPSLVLPTVPSHVTQWGASASSQTEETPFMASGFITLHKTGRRTDGRTDTRAAAVIGGSAAGWWKMSSGAGGRGGRRLRGGGGGEAAEEGPVGIPFPEHSADILGSLNKQRLSGLLCDVLLITQEREFTAHRSVLASCSSYFHKLFTSGPTASQQNVYTIDFVAAEALGALLDFAYTATLTISHSSVGDILAAARLLEIPPVQEVCTHLLDTKVLSPPAGSERGEEDDDDDEGDGGKGGGGWGQQGNRLRAREYLEYFQRGAHWSSSCSTPELRDMPTHLHFNHGNGSHSNGVPGGPSEFCSPLDLAQAPTQDPDDDEEDDEEDEVKVEHSENRRDMLTWARGNGGGPGASFYAPAQNGHFFLPTKPKLEPEEEEEEDGMRDGERGSASALLQQMMDSIERQKERAAAGEELGEGEDPDVEFYLNYFNSTQHEDAAVSQGLLPLWATRGGSSQDRGGGERGGRGGGGGEERGGGGGERKMRSKAFQKCPICSKVIQGAGKLPRHIRTHTGEKPYECAICKVRFTRQDKLKVHMRKHTGEKPYLCTQCGAAFAHNYDLKNHMRVHTGLRPYQCSSCFKTFVRSDHLHRHLKKDGCNGIPSRRGRKPRVRDPGLLEASMGLVGPGPRSGRERRRMEAASAEGASRVHAHSPQPQERPEEPGH; encoded by the exons acaggcagacggacagacggCAGGACGGACACGCGGGCGGCGGCTGTGATTGGCGGCTCGGCGGCAGGCTGGTGGAAGATGTCGTCGGGAGCCGGTGGGAGGGGTGGGCGGCGGCTCAGGGGTGGGGGGGGAGGGGAAGCGGCAGAGGAAGGCCCAGTGGGCATCCCCTTCCCCGAGCACAGCGCAGACATCCTGGGCAGTCTGAACAAGCAGCGCCTCAGCGGCCTTCTGTGCGACGTGCTCCTGATCACCCAGGAGAGGGAATTCACTGCCCACCGTTCGGTCCTGGCCTCCTGCAGCTCCTACTTCCACAAGTTGTTCACCTCGGGCCCGACCGCCAGCCAGCAGAACGTCTACACCATAGACTTTGTGGCGGCCGAGGCCCTAGGCGCCCTGCTGGACTTTGCCTATACAGCCACGCTAACGATCAGTCACAGCTCCGTGGGAGACATCCTGGCTGCCGCCCGCCTGCTGGAGATCCCGCCCGTCCAGGAAGTCTGCACTCACCTGCTGGACACCAAAGTGCTCTCCCCGCCG GCGGGCAGTGagcgaggagaggaggatgatgatgatgatgagggggATGGTgggaagggtggaggaggatggGGGCAGCAGGGGAATCGACTGCGTGCCCGGGAGTATCTAGAATACTTCCAGAGAGGGGCCCACTGGAGCAGCAGCTGCAGCACGCCAGAGCTCAGGGACATGCCCACACACCTGCACTTTAACCATGGCAATGGGTCCCACAGCAACGGGGTCCCCGGGGGCCCCAGCGAGTTCTGCTCTCCCCTGGACCTTGCCCAGGCCCCCACACAGGACccagatgatgatgaggaggacgACGAGGAGGACGAAGTAAAGGTGGAGCACTCTGAGAACCGCAGGGACATGCTGACCTGGGCCAGGGGGAATGGAGGGGGGCCAGGGGCCTCTTTCTACGCCCCTGCCCAGAACGGCCATTTCTTCCTCCCCACGAAGCCCAAACTGGAgccggaggaggaagaggaggaagatggcatgcgggatggggagagAGGCTCGGCCAGCGCACTCCTGCAGCAGATGATGGACTCCATCGAGAGGCAGAAGGAGCGGGCCGCGGCCGGTGAGgagctgggggagggggaggaccCGGATGTGGAGTTTTACTTGAATTACTTTAACAGCACACAGCATGAAGACGCCGCCGTCTCACAGGGACTGCTGCCCCTCTGGGCGACACGGGGAGGCTCCAGCcaagatagagggggaggagagaggggaggaagaggaggaggaggaggagaagagagaggagggggtggaggggagaggaagatgCGCTCCAAGGCCTTCCAGAAGTGCCCAATCTGCTCCAAAGTCATCCAGGGTGCAGGCAAGCTACCCCGCCACATCCGCAcgcacacgggagagaagccctACGAGTGCGCCATCTGCAAAGTGCGCTTCACCAG GCAGGACAAGCTCAAGGTTCACATGCGTAAGCAtacgggagagaagccttacctgTGTACGCAGTGTGGTGCTGCGTTCGCCCACAACTACGACCTGAAGAACCACATGCGCGTGCACACAGGCCTGCGGCCCTACCAGTGCTCCAGCTGCTTTAAGACTTTTGTGCGTTCAGACCACCTGCACCGCCACCTCAAGAAGGACGGCTGCAACGGTATCCCCTCCCGCCGGGGCCGCAAGCCTCGGGTACGGGACCCCGGGCTCCTGGAGGCCTCCATGGGGCTGGTGGGCCCCGGCCCTCGCAGTGGCAGGGAGAGACGGCGCATGGAGGCAGCCTCGGCAGAGGGGGCCTCCAGAGTCCATGCACACAGTCCCCAGCCCCAGGAGAGGCCAGAGGAGCCGGGGCActga